Sequence from the Archangium lipolyticum genome:
CGCCTCCAGGTTCACCTGCAGCGGTCCCTGGATGTTGCGCACCACCTCCCATACCGGCTGCCCGCGCGAGAGCACCTCCACCCAGCCCGCCATCTGATCCTTCAGCGGGAACGTCTGCAGCAGCGGCGTCATCGGCGCCGTACCCCACACGTGCCTCAGCGGCGCCAGCCGCTTGCCCGGCATCGTCGAGGTGCTGTTCTCGTAGATGACCGCCCGGTCCACCCCGATCGCCCGGCCCACCATCTCCATGGCCCCCATCACCGCTTGTGCCGAGAAGCCCTGCTCCACCAGCAGCTTCGAGGCCTCGGAGACCTTCGTGAATGCTTCCAGTGACATCGCATCCTCCGTTCCGACGAACCCAGGTAAAACCCGAGAGGCCTGTACGAGCCGCCTTCTTAGCGACTCGTGAGCTCATTGAACAGCAAGAACATGGCGTCTGTCAAGTATCTCTGGATTTTCTCAGCTCGTCTGGAATTCTCCGTTCGTGCAAGGTCCACGGTTCCTGGCGGGCACGGGGGGCGGGCTCGGGCTAGCCTGTCGTCATCCGGTGCCGGCCCGTGGGCCCGGACAGGAGGTCTCGACAGATGGAGAGCCTGGACTCGCGCCTGGAGCGGTTGGAGCGCCGCTGCCGTCGCCTGCAGTCCGTCACGTTCGCCGCGCTCGTATTGGGGGCGCTCGGGGTGGGCGTGGCCGCACTGCGCCCGAGGTTGCCCGCCGAGGGTGGGGAGCTGGTGGCCTCGCGCCTCACCCTGCGGGACGCGAAGGGCCACACACGCGCCACCCTCTCCGCGCAGGACGGGAGGGAGGGCGGATTGGTGCTTCACGATGCCCAGGGCCAGCCCCGCGCCTTGCTGGGCGTGGACGCCAGCGGCTCGCCCCGCCTCCGCTTCGCCACCGCCGAGGGCGCCACCCTCGCCGAGCTCACCGTGTACGCGAACGAGGCCCCACGGCTTTCACTCGGGAAGAACGGCGGCACCGAGTTCTTCTCCGTGGGGCTGCTGTCGGATGGCTCCTCGCGCCTGGAGCTGGCGGATGAGGACGGACGCCCGCGCGCCATCCTCGGCGCCGATGAGCATGGCTCTCCCGGCCTGTTGCTCGTGGACCGCAAGGGGCAACCCCGGGCCTCGCTCCGGGTGACTCCGGCGGACTCGGCGAGCCTCGTGCTCGAGGGGCGCGATGGCGAGGTGTTCCGCGCTCCCTCCTCCATCCAGTAGGCGCAGCGGGGTGGGCGCGGAGGGGGAACCTGATTACACGAGGTACCCTCACCCCGTCCCTCTCCCGGTGGGAGAGGGGTATTTGCTCGGTGGAAGGCAGGGCGGACAGGCGGGCTCGGCGTCCCGAGGGCTTCCCCGGGCCGACGGCGTCCCTACCTTCCCACGGCTTATGGAATCACCACCGACGGGGGCGCAGGGGTGGGAGCGACCCGACCGCCTCAATGACCAGCATGAGATGCGCGGGCCCATGGTGCTGCCGCCCGGGTTCGAGGCCTTCCGCCATGCGCTCTACCAGTCCACCCGACTGCGGCTCGAGCCGGGGCACCGGGTGGAGCTGGTGGAGAACGGGCGCATCTTCGACGAGGTCGTCGAGGCCATCCGCCAGGCCACCGAGTCCGTCCACATCCTCGTCTTCATCTGGCGCCCGAGCGAGCCGTCGGACCGCATCGTGGAGGCGCTGTGCGAGCGCGCGCGGGCCGGAGTCGCCTGCCGTGTCATCGTGGATCCGGTGGGCAGCGAGGAGGTCCGCGGCGAGCACGACTTCGACCCGAAGGTGGAGCAGCGGCTGCGCGAGGGAGGTGTCGAGGTGCACTACTTCCGGCCCCTGTCGGGCCGGTGGCTGGGCCGGCTCCTGGGGCGCACCCACCACAAGCTCGTCATCCTCGATGGGCAGTTGGGCTTCACCGGGGGCTTCGGCATCTGGAAGTCGTGGCAGGGCGAGGGCGACAGTCCCGAGGAGTGGCGCGACACCAACGTGCGTGTGCAGGGCCCCGCGGTGCGCGAGATGCAGCTCGCCTTCGCGCGCACGTGGCAGGAGTGTGGCGGTGCGCTGCTCCCGGAGAGCTGCTTCCCCGAGCTGGAGCACGAGGGCGAGGGGTACGCCGCCTTCGTGGAGAGCACGGGAGGTCATGGGCTGTCCGACGCCGAGCGCATGCTGCGCATGGTGTTCGCCGCCGCGCGCCGGAGGCTGTGGATCGCCAACGCCTACTTCACCCCGCCCAAGGCCATCCTCGAGCAGCTGCTGGAGAAGCGGAAGCAGGGGGTGGACGTACGGGTGCTCGCGGCGGGGCCCGTGCATGACTGGCGCATCGTGCGGGCCTCGCAGCGCGCCACCTACGAGCAGATGCTGAAGGGCGGGGTGCGCATCTGGGAGTACCAGCCCTCGATGCTGCACTCGAAGACGGTGCTCGCGGACGACTGGCTGTGCACGGTGGGCTCCACCAACCTGGACGCGCTGTCGCTCCACCGGATGCGCGAGGGCTCGATTGTGGTGGCCGACCGGCGGCTCGCCTCCAAGCTGGAGAAGTGCTGGGAGCGGGACCTGGCACACGCGAAGGAGATGACGCTCGCACATGGAGGACGCACCAATCCGTGGCGGCGGTTCGCGCGGCGGGTGACGCAGTTGCTGGCCGTGGACCGTTAGGGGGGAGAGCGTCAGCGCGGGTTGCGCACGCCCACCTGCTGGCACATGGACAGAACGGGGCACGTGGAGCACTGGGGCCGGGTGCCCGTGCACACGTGCTTGCCGAAGGGCACCAGCAGCCGGTTGAGCTCCACCCAGTGCGCCCGCGGCAGCTTCGCCTCCAGCGCGGCCAGTGTCTGCTCGGGCGTGCGTGCCTGGACGTAACCCCAACGGTTCGTCACCCGGTGCACGTGGATGTCCACGCTGATGCGGGCCTGCCCGCAGGCGATGCCCAGCGCCAGATGGGCGCACTTGGGCCCCACGCCCTTGAAGGACTGGAGTACCTGCGCGTCGCACGGCAGCTCGCCGCCGAGCTCCTCCACGGTGCGGACGGCGATGGCGTGGATCGTCGCCGACTTGGGCTCGGGGAACGTCACGGGGCGGATGAGGGCTCGGATGCGCTCGGGCCCCAGGCGGCGCATGGCCTCGGGCGTGCGAGCCTGGGCGAGCAGCCGGAGGGACACCGGCAAGGACACCTCGTCGCGCGTGCGGATGGAGAGGATGCAGGCCACGAGCTGCTCGAAGAGGCTCGCGTGGCCGCGCGCCGCCAGCTCGAACATGGCGGCGTCGGCGAAACCCTGGATGGAGTCGCGCACCCGCGCCAGCGCCACGTCGATGTCGAAGGGCTGCTTGTCCTCGCGCGGGTGCGCTTCCATGGGTTCTCGCCTACTGGGAGCCCGCCTTCGAGCTGCCGGGGGCGTGGACCTTGCGAGCGTCTTCCTTGCCAGGCTTGTTGGGGCCGCCATGCGTGCCGAACTCGCCCGCGTTGCGGTGCTTGGGATACTCCTCGTCCGGCCGCCGCTCTCGGCCCTGACCCGAGACGTCACCCGAGTCGACCTTCGGGTACAGCTTCTCCTTGTCCTCGTCGGAATGCAGCTTCTCCCTGTCCTGGTCCTGTGCCATCGGGCACCTCCCTTTCCGGACAACATGGGGATGCTCCAGAGGGCTGGCTCCGGCTATCGCCGCGCCGCCGGGCGGGCAGGCCGACAGGCGGTCCAGGCTCGTCAGTCCAGGAAGCGGCGCTCCCAGCGGAGGAGTGGCTCGGAGCTCGGGCCTCCGAAGATGGGTTTGCAGTGGTAGAGGTGTGGCTCGAGGAGCCGAGCGAGCGCACGGTGCATGGGGAGCGTCTGGCCTGCTTCGATGTCTCCCACTTCTGGCTGCTCACCGAGGGTGACGAGGACGCGGTCGTCACTCATCTCCTGAATGGAGATTCCCGGGAGCGCCAGGTGCTGGCGCAGGCCGGCCACCCCTCCGAGCTTCCCGAGCACGGGCTGCCCGAGGAAGTTCATCCAATGTACCCCATCCACCCAGGTGTTCATGTGCATGTTCGCCCCGCTCCAGGCGAGGTGGACTCCCGGGTAGCGCGGGCGGATGAGCTCGAGGGCCTCATCAGGCTCTCCACGGGACGAGCAGAGGACGAAGTCCACATAGCCCGAGTTGAAGGGGAGCTCCTTCGCCATGTCGAGAGCGAGCGCACGGATGCGGTCCGGGCCCTGCTCTTCCAGGTACTCCGTGGGCATGCGCAGGTACAGGACGCTCACATCATCCTGTCGGTAGGGCCAGGGAAGGGGGACGACATCCAGCCCCCTATAGTCCACGTGGAATCCCGCGAACCGGTGAGGGTCATCCCACATTTGTATGAAGGCGGCCGTGTCGGGCCCTGGCGCCAATGTTTTCCTGCGGGTTCTTTCCCAGGAAGCAGCGTCGAGTGGCTCGGCTTGCCCCTCACCCGTGTCGTTCCAGGCAAGCTGGTAGGGCCGAATCCGTTCACGGAAGAGTTCCAGAGCACGTATGACGGCGGGGGCGATCCGGTCGTTGGGGTGTCGCATGTAGAAGCTCATGACCAGGGCATCACATGCGCGCAGCCCGCCGTCCTTGTCGTGGTATCGCAATCGCGGGTAGCGCATAGGGTCCTCTCGTTCTACTTCGTCTCCGGTACTACTCCCTCCCGTGGGGAGGCGAGCCTGGGTATTACCCCGAGGGCTATTTTATAAAGGTCACCCTGTGACCATTCCTTCCAGGTATTGTTCTTATACTTGGTCCAGGTGGCGACGTTGGTCTCCGGGCATGGGAACTTGAGATCGTACACGTGGATGATGAAGCTCTTCTCATCCAGGATGACGATGTCCGGCTCGATGCTGCCCGTCAGGCCCTTCCATCCCTGCTCCGACACAATCTTCTTCACCATCTGCTCATCCAGGAACTCCCACCTGTCGGTCTGGCCGTCGCGCCGGAAACGGGGATGGAGCAGGTAGTTCTTCTTCGGTAATAACTCGTCCAGTGCCTTGCGCAGACATGGCCAGGACTGCTCGTGCTTGAAGAGCCCCAAGTATGCGGCCCACGTCGTCTGTTCGCCGACTTTGAGTTGCTGACAGAGTTCCCGGCTCGGGCTCCTGCCATTGAAGTGGTAGTCGTTCACCTCGCGATCCGCCCTGCGGACACACTGCTCGATGGCTCTCTCGAGCTTTGAGCGGAGATCCGCAGCCAGTTGCGTCCCCCGCTGCTCGGCGGAATTGATGCGCACGGATTGCACTGCCACGGTGCCAGCCACACCGCCAGCGGCGAGTTTGAGTGCCGTGGAGGGCGTCCTCACCACCTGCTCCGCTATCTGGCTCGAGCCGGTGCAGCGCTCCCATTCGCCGGGGAGTTGCTTGAGGCAGCACTCGGGGGTCAGGTCTCGTGGCCCGCATTTTCCCGCCACATCGACGGGCTCTGACTCCGCCAGGCACCCTCCCAGCAGCAGGGCTAGGAGCACCAGCAACCGCAGGGGCTCACTCTTCGCGATAGGAGGCATGGGCTCTACTATAGAGGCACCATGAACGGTGGTACGGAAGACGGCGCGGCGGGACAGCTTGGCGCGGCCCCAGTAGGTACAGGAGAGCGGGATCCTCGGTGGCCGCGCCGCCGGGTGCTGCGTTGGGCCCTGGGGCTGGTGCCGGTCACGGCGGGAGCTGGGTGGGCCGCCTTCGAGTGGCTTGGCGGACGGCGGGGGCTCGTCGCGGTGGAGTCGGACAGTGAGATCTGGGCCGATTCGTTCACACAGCAGGTTGCCCTGGCCTGTTTCTCGGGGCACCCGGACGCGGTTGCTGGGCTGGACAGGTTGCTTCAGCCCCTCACGCCCAGCAGGCCGGCCCGGCTGTTGAGCGCGTGTCTGTCCATGGAGCGGGGCGATTGGAGCCGGGTGGAATGGCACCTCGCGTTCTCCAATGTGCGAGACGCTCCGGAGGCGCGCCTGCTGCGCGAGCTCGCCAGACGCAGGCCCCACGCGCCGGATTGGCGTCATGCCTTCCTCGACACCTGGACGGCGCTCGGCAGGCCTGACTTCCGCAAAAGCACCCTGCTTCCCCAGCCGCTGGAGTGGAATCTCCTGCTCGCCGACACCGCGGCCGCCTGGAAGGCCGCGACGGAGGCCCAGCGCTTCCCCCTGGCGGTATTGCATCCGGAATCGCTGATGGAGCCGCGCCAGGAGTGGGCCCTCGAACAAGTGCGCGTCAGTCAATCCGTGCCACTCCTCATGGTCCTGTGTCAGCAGCTCCACGCGCTCGACGCGCAAACGCCGCTGAGCCAGCGTCTGCGGCCCGTGGTGGAGGAGCGGCTCGGTCAACTCACCGGGTCCTCTTCCCGGACCCTCCAACTCGCCCTGTTGTCCTTCCTGTCCGGCAGGCCTCGAACAGCTCCCTTCGAGCGCAGCGACCTGGAGTCGCTCGAGAAGCTCGTCGCGTTGCCCGAGTGGAAGAATCCCTCGAGCGAGGAGTTCTTCCTGGAGATGCGCGCGCTCTTCGAGGGACTCCTGCTCGCACCCAGCCACCATGCCTGGCTGATGGCCACGCTGGCCCAGGGTATCTTCCTCGGCCCGTGGCTCGTGCAGCGGGCCAATGCCAGCAAGACGCACCTGTCCGAGGACGAGCAGCGGTGGTTGGGGCGGCTTCTCTGGGATGTGGGGGCTCGCCTGCGCGAGCAGCGTTCGGACCTGGAGCTGGATATGGGGCTGCGGCTCCAGATGCGCGGCTCCGAGCTGACGGGGCACACCCCGTCCCGGGAGCAATGCATCGCCGCCTGGCTGGAGCTGGGGAAGTGGGAGGAGGCCTTGAAGCAGGCGGCCTACTACCGTTGGCCCCTGGCCTCGCTGCAGGAGGAGTCCTGTGCGCCCAGGGCTCGCGACGAGCAGGCATGGATGCAAGCCTTTGCTGGCAAGGGCGAGCTGCCCTGAATCCGGCATGATGGCTTCCCGGGGGATGGGGCGATGCCTACCCTGCGCGCAGCCATGACGACGGCATCGACATCGGGGAGAGGGCAGGGCAAGAGCAACCCCAGGCGGGACGGAGAGCGGGCGCTCATTCAACAGTTGGAGGAGCGCTTCCGGCGCATCACCCATCTGCTCTACGACACGAGCGTTCCCGCCCGTGTCCTGGATGAGGAGGTCGTGCCCTTCCTGGCGGAGGATGTCACCTTCACGGACCCCTGGCAGCGCGGCGGGGGCCGTGAGACCTACCGGCGCGGCGCGGCCGGCTTCCACTGCATGTTCTCCTTCGACTTCGACATCTTCCAGCTCAATGTCCAGCTGGAGGAGGGGCACGAGAAGGGGCGCGCCATCGTCGACGGGGTGATGAACCTGAAGCAGTTCAGCTGGCTGTACACCTACCCACTCAGGACCATCCTCGTCTTCGACTTCACCCTCGTGGGCACTCCGGCAGGGGACGTCAGGCCCCTCATCCACGCGCATGAGGAGATGTGGAGCTTCGGCGACATGATCGCCGCCGTTCCCGGGGTGGGCTGGGTGTACACGAAGCTCTTCCGCAAGGGCTTCAGCTACGGCTTCCTGGCGGCGTCCGCGCTCTGCCGCCGTATCCGTCAGTGAACACGGGAGTGGCCCGCTTCTTTCTTCGTGCAACCCCTGTGCAACCGGCGGCGCGTTCCTACCTTCCTCCGCGTGACAAGGCTCCGGCGGCCGAGGCCGGGGCCACACGAGAGGAGAGGAGCATGATGAAGAAGGCACTGCTGGCCGTGGCGCTGGGGACCCTGTTGGCTGGAACGGGCTGCCACCGCAATACCCGTGAGCGCGCCGAGGACAACGTGGAGAAGGCGGGCGACAAGGTCGAGGACACGGCGGAGAAGGCGGGCGACAAGGTCGAGGACGCCGCGGAGAAGGCGGGCGACAAGGTCGAGGACGCGACCGACGACTAGTCTTCGGCGCGCGGCTCGGGGAGGGGATGCCGCGGGAGTGCTCCGGCCTGGGGCAACACGGCGTCTCCTTCCCTGCCGGAGCAGAACTGGCTCCGGATGCGCTCGGCGACGGGCCGCAGGCTCGTCTTGTCGAGGCAGGCCGCCGCCCAGGCCGCCGCGGCGCCCAGGTCGGGCACGATGGTGTAGGGGGCCGACGGCGTCTTGAGGTGGAAGATGACGCTCATCGTCAGCCGCACCACGGGCGAGGTGACCACGTACGCGATGCCGAGCAGCGTCTGGTGGATCAGCACCTCGTGCGCCTTGAGCCACTCCACCTGCCGCTGCCGCTGCTCGCTCGAGAAGAGCCGGAGCGTGCTCACGTCGAAGATGCAGACGTGTCTCTGCTGGCGCTGCAGGTAGTGGGAGGCCCGGCTCAGATAGCTCTCGAAGTCCTGGGAGGAGAGCTCGCCGGTGAGCCGCACCACCATCAGCGGCCACTGGGAATCATCGAACGAGAAGGATGCACCGGGGGGCATGGGCCCTTGAGGTGGCGGCGGACCTCGCCAGGTGCAAGGCGTGAAAGTGTTTTTGTTCCGGGGTTCGCGTGCAGCGATATCAAAGATATACACCGCACGCGGTCCAAACCGTGGCATGAATGTAATTCTTCAACTCCACTACCGCCGGGGGGATTTCCGTCTCCCGAGGTCCGGATCTAGGCGGTCAGGTCGAGCGCGTAGAAGCGGTCGCAGCTGAAGTGGCCCGTGGCGCCCAGGGGGCGCGGCAGCTGCTGGAAGCCCAGGCGGCTGTACAGCTTCTGCGCCTGCTTCATCCCCGACAGCGTCTCCAGGTAGCACGTCCGGTAACCCGCCTCCCGGGCGAAGGCCAGACAGTGGCGCACCAGACGCTCGCCCACGCCGCGCCCACGCAGCTCGGGCAGGAAGTACATCTTCCGCAGCTCGCAGATGCCCGGCTCGCCGCCATCCAGCGGCGCGATGCCTCCTCCTCCCAACACCCGGCCCGTCCCGTCCTCCACCACCCAGTAGGCGCATCCCGGGCGTGAGTAGGCCCCGCTCATCCCGTTCACCTCCGGATCGTGGAGGGCGAAGCCCGGTCCGCTCGCTCCGAACTCCGGCATCACCTGGCGGATGATGGCCGCCACCACCGCATCGTCCCGCGACTCAATAGGGCGCAGCTTCAGTTCCGTGCTCATGGTGCGTGCACCGTTCCACAGCCTCCGTTCCGAGGCCAAGCACCTTGATGCCGTCCCGTGGCCCGCGAGGGGCACACCCGGAGTGAGACCGCCGCCTTGGGCTGTAGGGGAGGAGACAGGTCCTCCTGGCCCGCCGCGTCAGAGGCGCGGGGTGGTGGATTTCCCAGCCGGGGCACCTCTATACACGCCCCGGGCAGTACCTCACGGAGACAGTGCACATGGCCAACAAGGTCAAGGCAGTCCTCATCGGCGGTACCGGCTATGGCGGGGCCGAGATCCTCCGCCGCCTCCTCTTCCACCCCCACGTGGAGGTCATCCGCGTCACCGCGGTGGACAACATCGGCAAGAAGGTGGGCGACGTCCACTTCAACCTCGCCGGGCTCACCGACCTCTCCTTCCAGGAGCTGCCTCCCGCCCAGGCCGTGGCCGGCGCGGACGTGGTCTTCCTGGCCATGCCCCACAAGACCACCGCCAAGGTGGTGCTCGACATCATCAACTCGGGCGTGCGCATCGTGGACCTGTCCGGCGACTTCCGCCTGCGCGACGCGGCCTCCTACGCGAAGTACTACGGCGTGGACCACCCGGCTCCGCAGATGCTCACCGACGGCGCCTTCACCTACGGCATGCCCGAGCTCAACCGCGAGGCCATCCGCAAGGCGCGCTACATCGCCAGCCCTGGCTGCTTCGCCACCACCATCGCGCTCGGCCTGATGCCGCTCGCCAAGGCCGGGCTGCTCACCGGTCCCATCCACACCGTGGCCGCCACCGGCTCCTCGGGCAGTGGTGCCAACCCGCAGATTACGACGCACCACCCGCTGCGCGCGGCGAACCTGCGCACCTACAAGCCGCTCGAGCACCAGCACATCCCCGAAATCCTCCAGACGCTGCGCATCGCCGGTGGCAAGGAGGACATGTCGCTGGAGTTCGTGCCCGTGTCCGCGCCGCTGCCGCGCGGCATCTTCTCCACCTCGTTCGCCGAGGTGCCCGCCTCCGTCACGCAGGAGCAGCTCGCCGCCGCGTGGAAGTCGGCCTACGGCAACGAGCCCTTCATCCGCATCGTCGGCGGCGGCCGTCAGCCCGAGGTGGTGGGCGTGTCCGGCAGCAACTACGTGGAGGTGGGCTTCACGCTCGGCCCCGTCACCGGCAACACCCGCCGCGTGGTGTGCTTCTCCGCGCTCGACAACCTGGTGAAGGGCGGCGCCGGTCAGTCCATCCAGAGTTTCAACCTGATGATGGGCTGGGACGAGCGCCTCACCCTCGCCGAGCCGGGACTGTGGCCATGAGCGCGCTCACCGACTTCCGGGGGCGCTGGTTCGTCGTGAAGATCGGCGGCGAGCTGGCCATGGACAAGCCGAAGCTCGCCGCGAGCGTGGGCGCCGCCGTGCGCGCCTTCCTCGACGCGGGCATCCGCGTGACCGTCATCCACGGTGGCGGGCCCCAGGCCACCGAGATGCAGAAGAGGCTCGGGCTTCAGCCGAAGATGGTCGCCGGCCGCCGCTACACCGACGAGGCCACCCTCGAGGTGATGAAGATGACGCTCGCGGGCCAGGTGTCCGTGGACGTGGCCTCCGCCTTTCGCATCGCCGGTGTCCCCGCCCTGTGCACCACCGGCATGTCCGCCGGGCTCGTCGACGCGAAGCGCCGTCCTCCCAAGGTCATGAGCGGCGCGGGGCCGGAGCCCGTGGACCTCGGCCTGGTGGGCGACATCACCGGCGTGGACACCGCGCTCTTCCAGCGCATCGCCGACGCGGGCTTCGTCCCCGTGCTCGGCTCGCTCTCCGGGGACGCCCAGGGCAACGTCTTCAACGTCAACGCGGACACCGTGGCCACCCGTGTGGCCGCGAAGCTCGGCGCCGCCAAGCTGTTCCTCGTGTCCAACGTGCCCGGCGTGCTCGCCAACAAGGACGACCCCTCCACCCGCCTGCCCACCCTCACCCCCGCCGAGGCCCGCGCGAAGATCGCCTCCGGCGTCATCCAGGGCGGCATGATTCCCAAGGTGGAGGAGAGCCTGGAGATGCTCGAGGAGGGCATCGAGGCCATCCACATCGTGGGCATCTCTCCCAACGACGCCGTGCTGCGCGAGGCCGAGAAGCCCGGCAGTCACGGCACCGCGTTCCTACGCGGGTAGGGTGACCCGGGCCGGGCGGCTCAGGGGCTCCAGGAGCATGGGGAGCCCTCCCTTGGGCCGCAGGGTGATGAGCGGCTCGGGCTCCACGGGGCGGCCGGGCAGCGCGCGCAGCTGGAAGCGCTGCAGCACGGTGGCGGTGATGAG
This genomic interval carries:
- a CDS encoding YtxH domain-containing protein, with amino-acid sequence MMKKALLAVALGTLLAGTGCHRNTRERAEDNVEKAGDKVEDTAEKAGDKVEDAAEKAGDKVEDATDD
- a CDS encoding type VI immunity family protein, coding for MRYPRLRYHDKDGGLRACDALVMSFYMRHPNDRIAPAVIRALELFRERIRPYQLAWNDTGEGQAEPLDAASWERTRRKTLAPGPDTAAFIQMWDDPHRFAGFHVDYRGLDVVPLPWPYRQDDVSVLYLRMPTEYLEEQGPDRIRALALDMAKELPFNSGYVDFVLCSSRGEPDEALELIRPRYPGVHLAWSGANMHMNTWVDGVHWMNFLGQPVLGKLGGVAGLRQHLALPGISIQEMSDDRVLVTLGEQPEVGDIEAGQTLPMHRALARLLEPHLYHCKPIFGGPSSEPLLRWERRFLD
- a CDS encoding phospholipase D-like domain-containing protein; this encodes MVLPPGFEAFRHALYQSTRLRLEPGHRVELVENGRIFDEVVEAIRQATESVHILVFIWRPSEPSDRIVEALCERARAGVACRVIVDPVGSEEVRGEHDFDPKVEQRLREGGVEVHYFRPLSGRWLGRLLGRTHHKLVILDGQLGFTGGFGIWKSWQGEGDSPEEWRDTNVRVQGPAVREMQLAFARTWQECGGALLPESCFPELEHEGEGYAAFVESTGGHGLSDAERMLRMVFAAARRRLWIANAYFTPPKAILEQLLEKRKQGVDVRVLAAGPVHDWRIVRASQRATYEQMLKGGVRIWEYQPSMLHSKTVLADDWLCTVGSTNLDALSLHRMREGSIVVADRRLASKLEKCWERDLAHAKEMTLAHGGRTNPWRRFARRVTQLLAVDR
- a CDS encoding endonuclease III domain-containing protein; translated protein: MEAHPREDKQPFDIDVALARVRDSIQGFADAAMFELAARGHASLFEQLVACILSIRTRDEVSLPVSLRLLAQARTPEAMRRLGPERIRALIRPVTFPEPKSATIHAIAVRTVEELGGELPCDAQVLQSFKGVGPKCAHLALGIACGQARISVDIHVHRVTNRWGYVQARTPEQTLAALEAKLPRAHWVELNRLLVPFGKHVCTGTRPQCSTCPVLSMCQQVGVRNPR
- a CDS encoding GAF domain-containing protein, which gives rise to MSLEAFTKVSEASKLLVEQGFSAQAVMGAMEMVGRAIGVDRAVIYENSTSTMPGKRLAPLRHVWGTAPMTPLLQTFPLKDQMAGWVEVLSRGQPVWEVVRNIQGPLQVNLEAQAVQSVLLCPINIGNINGQWWGFLRLDDCHKERRWSAEEVTIVKTLARSLSNALRQDLRREALAQTRQDLEAMMARCAGTR
- the argC gene encoding N-acetyl-gamma-glutamyl-phosphate reductase, with the protein product MANKVKAVLIGGTGYGGAEILRRLLFHPHVEVIRVTAVDNIGKKVGDVHFNLAGLTDLSFQELPPAQAVAGADVVFLAMPHKTTAKVVLDIINSGVRIVDLSGDFRLRDAASYAKYYGVDHPAPQMLTDGAFTYGMPELNREAIRKARYIASPGCFATTIALGLMPLAKAGLLTGPIHTVAATGSSGSGANPQITTHHPLRAANLRTYKPLEHQHIPEILQTLRIAGGKEDMSLEFVPVSAPLPRGIFSTSFAEVPASVTQEQLAAAWKSAYGNEPFIRIVGGGRQPEVVGVSGSNYVEVGFTLGPVTGNTRRVVCFSALDNLVKGGAGQSIQSFNLMMGWDERLTLAEPGLWP
- the argB gene encoding acetylglutamate kinase produces the protein MSALTDFRGRWFVVKIGGELAMDKPKLAASVGAAVRAFLDAGIRVTVIHGGGPQATEMQKRLGLQPKMVAGRRYTDEATLEVMKMTLAGQVSVDVASAFRIAGVPALCTTGMSAGLVDAKRRPPKVMSGAGPEPVDLGLVGDITGVDTALFQRIADAGFVPVLGSLSGDAQGNVFNVNADTVATRVAAKLGAAKLFLVSNVPGVLANKDDPSTRLPTLTPAEARAKIASGVIQGGMIPKVEESLEMLEEGIEAIHIVGISPNDAVLREAEKPGSHGTAFLRG
- a CDS encoding GNAT family N-acetyltransferase; translated protein: MSTELKLRPIESRDDAVVAAIIRQVMPEFGASGPGFALHDPEVNGMSGAYSRPGCAYWVVEDGTGRVLGGGGIAPLDGGEPGICELRKMYFLPELRGRGVGERLVRHCLAFAREAGYRTCYLETLSGMKQAQKLYSRLGFQQLPRPLGATGHFSCDRFYALDLTA